The genomic region ACTGTAATGTTAAGTTCAAAGAAGTAAGAAACGGAAAAACTGCGACCTGCCAAAGACAAGTGTAAACATGCAGgaaaacagtaaatacaatacagaaatacagaataCAATAGGCTACATAAATGGCAGATAAAGTAAGCATTACAAAGCCGGTGCAAAGTAAGATGTAAGTAAGAAGATGGATATGCGAAAGGGATCTGGTAACAACACTATATGCATGAATAGGCAGTCTATAACATGGCTGTAAGGTAGAGAAGAGTCAATATGCAGTTACATGCAAATATTGGTGTAGGTAGTGATGTAGAACAGAAGTAACACGATATGCATGAATAGACAGACTTTATAATAGATGAGATCTAAAGAATCAATGTACAGTTGGTGCAAAGGGAGTCTAGATGAATGTATTTCAAAGATGTGGGATGTATAAGTGTTTGGGTTGCAACTAATGATTACTTTTATAGTTGATTACCTTGTGGAttgttgtttggtctctaaaatgtcaaagaatgttgaaaatgtagATGATTATTTCCCAAAGATATCGTCCTCAAATGTCACAACTCAAacattcagtttgttttcagaggagagatattcacatttaacttGCTGACATCACACAATGTTCACCTCAGTTTATAAAATGACTCAATCAGATTAATAACATatgtcatatttatatatatatcagattatatcatattattatCCTCATGGAGTGATTTCTcgtgttttcagtctttatagAGGGAGTATTTTGTTTCTAATCTCAATTGTACAGTGTGTTAAACCCCAAAAGACAATCTTGGtccaaaaaaaatatatttgtttccaTCCCCATTGGGTacaaagagagagatttttttcacatgtttcatttcattcatgGTTATCTGTTATGTTAATTTGTTTagatgcaaaatacaaaaaacacactttaaccaTTCAGTTAATTTGGAGCTAAAGAGatgcatttattcatttttgcaaCTAAAAATATTGGTTCATGTTCAAGTGTCTGTTGTTTAAATCTGTTGCATTCATTTCTCAATTATATAATGAATACATATCAGTTGCGAATACTCCATTGTGTATAGAATTATTATCATGATTGTTATCGTCTTAAAACCataaatgtttttctcatttcaaaaaTAGCATAATGAGATTATAGTTTTCACCTGCTgaactttgtttgttgttgtaatgaCTCATCCCAAAATACAACCAGGCGTGGATCTGCCTATAGGCGTAAatggaaaggggggggggggggacagtgAGGTCGGGCGGAGGGGGTTGtcccccctaaaaaaaaaaagaatttaaccAATATATCATAAAGAAAATGAACCCTGACCATTTCTTACCCTAAGCatttctaaccctaaccccctaaccctaagcATTTCTTACCCtaactcaaaaacacaacagcatttAATCCGAACAGTCCGACCAGCCTACGCAAACACAACGAAGAACCAATGTAAGTTGCAATGAACTGGACCCACACCACCTTCCAAACCCTGACAGAACACTACCAGAAGGCCCTTGATACTTGCACAACACACTTAGCTTCAACCCCTAGGGAGGACTGGGAACAGGCAATGTTGGTAGAGATGGGCCACAAGAGACCTCAGAAGATTTACAGATAAAACGATTGATAAAGCAAAGGAGAAACTCTTGAACATACCGAACCCCACACGGCCCCCCACAGAAATAACTTCAAACAACCCCACCGCCGACACCTGCATAACGTAACACAGAAGACCCCTGCCCAACAACCTCAACAATTCCACTCACCCCCTTGAGCTAAAAGAAGACGTAAAGATTGACTTTGGGACTCAGAAAAGACCCTGGTCTCTGGAGCCACTCTGGACCCCGGAAGAACCCGGGCCACCAAACCCACAAAACCTAGAGATGAACCCAATCTTACCGTTGTTACCCCCACCAACAAAGGTAAACAAACCCAAAAAGGACTACTCCTCCATACCAATTCCACGACCTCTAGGGAAACAAATACATGAATTGTGCCTAAACCCCTGAGAGACAGATCTTAGTCATaggtgactcaaacatctctaGACTACCCCCTGTCAATGACCCCACATACAAGTGGACTGCTACCCAGGCGCCAACCTCATCCTCGCAGCACACCTCCTCAAAAACAAACCCCAAAGTCATACTAggtccaaaagatgattttatcATTTAgattaaacaacagaaaaatgagCAACCCCACCCACCTGAAGAAGGACCTACAGGCAATGCTGCATGCAACAAAAGACACATCCCCCGCAGGCATAAACTGTTCAGATAACCAACCAGAGTTCTTCTGAGACAACATGAAACTCCTTGTCAGATCCCAAGActgcaaaaagaaatgttttccaCCGGTATGGACAACATTCTTTGGAACGCCTATAGAGCAAATGAGATGGGGAAGGCTTGGAAGGATTTTTTGGCCGAAAGTGGACCACCTAAGAGGACTCTCAAACCCAGGATAAGGAGGTAAAAAAACTCTCCACACAACTGCATCTAACAGAGCCCCAAAAAAGCCTTCTCAAAAAAGGTCTTTCATTTGTCCCATCAACAAAAACCGGTAACAAGGGAAATGCTCTAGGGACTGACCTTTCAAAAGTACCACAGGCGCCCTAAACTCTGCACTTATTTCAGCCCGACACCAGCCCCCAGCAGGAAACCCTTTCTCATGCCTTCAGAGTAGGAACAAGAACCCTCTAAATTACCACAGTCCTTAATACTGACTGGTAAATACAGATCAACAGACAGCATCAAATCTCAAAGCTACAAATGAAAAATCTAATCTCACATTAGAGGAGAAACATGCACTCCAAGATCTAAGGGACAACACAAGTATGGTCATAAAACCAGCAGAAAGAGGCAGCGCCATTGTGATATTGGACTGCACAGATAATGTGAAGGAGGCTTTACTCAAACTAAAAGATACTATTAAACACCACTAGTTGAGACCATAAAGGAAGAGATGGCGTCTCAAATACCTCTTATCCTTGAATCCCTGAGAGAAAAACACTACATACATACCTTAAAGAACAAGCTCCCTACAGGGCAAGACTATGCTATATCTTACCAAAGACACACCAACCACTGGATAGTTGGACAGATAACATCCCACCAGGGAGACCCATAGTCTCGGACTGTGGTAGCAAGAGCTTTGACATTACAGAGTATCTAGATTCCTTCCTaaagacttataaaaatgaatttctctgtcacCATAGTGTTACGTGTGGAACTAGgttgaacccaaatgcagagacaaaATGATAGTTAAACAGGTTTAATCCAATGTCCAAGGTAGGCGATGTCAGGGAAAAGCCAAGTCTAAATCCAATTGGAATCCGGGATGCAGAGCGTGTTTGGGACCGTGTTTCTGAGTGTCCCTGTTCAAAGATTCAGATATCCAGTGTGGACAGCAGGAGTGGCGATACAGCAGGAGTGAGGTTCACAGAACTGTGGCAGACAAAGAATAATCAAGACAAGCAAGTATCTAAAAAACTACAACAGGGAGCGTCAGCGGCACGACTAACAAGGTCGTCTCGACTATGATCTGACGAAGAGTGGCAAGTTGACCGGGTATTTGAAGCAGAGGTGATTGAAGTTGATGAGCTGCAGCTTGAACCATGACTCCCGCACACCAGGCCTCTCTCCTGCAattaaggacagacagaggggggaggggagagggggggggaaagTAGAGCTACCAGCAGATATGTCAGACTTTGTCCAAAAAATCCAACAAATCGTAATAAAGGGACACCATGGATAAGAAGAGCTTGTACACCAACACTGACATCTCCACTGGGCATGACAACTATTAAAATATAGTTTAACCCTGGAGTTGTCTTCTCTTCAgaaccctctcgtatccctcaggtcaaattaacccgtgacttatttggggttttaaaaacaattatgaaataaaatttgaCTTCATAatccattaacaaatattgtctttaactcaatttcaaacaattgagataacataaaTGTTTAGGGAATACAATCCAGCAaaacccccacaccatcacacagaATCCATccgtcaccttttctccgttgCACAAAGACgcggcggttggaaccaaagatctcaaaacttggactcatcagaccataGCCCAGAtatccactggtctaatgtccattcgttgtgtttcctctccttagctgtggtttcctaggcttgtttcctctccttagccgtggtttcctagcagccttgtttcctctccttagccgtggtttcctagcAGCCTTGTTNNNNNNNNNNNNNNNNNNNNNNNNNNNNNNNNNNNNNNNNNNNNNNNNNNNNNNNNNNNNNNNNNNNNNNNNNNNNNNNNNNNNNNNNNNNNNNNNNNNNgccttgtttcctctccttagccatggtttcctagctgctattggaccatgaaggcctgatccAGTCTCCTCTTACCAGCTGTAATCTAGAGATgttctgctgctagaactctgtgtggtatcaTCTGCTCTCTGATCTGAGCTGCTGTAACTTGGGATTTCTGAGGCTGGGGATTctgatgaacttatcctcaccAGCAGAGGGGACTCTTGGTTTTCCTGTCCTGGGGGGGGGTcttcatgtgagccagttttgtttgtagcgcttgatggtttttgcaactgcacttgggaccacattcaaagttttcacaattttccGGACCAACTGaccttcattttttaaagttatgatgcccatgaggacaacatgaagaccacatgaagacaacatgaggacaacatgagaacaacatgaggacaacattaggacaacatgagatcaacatgaggacaacatgagggttaaataaataaaaaaactacaggaaatgcacatgctcagtatcaATGGTTGCCAAGAAACTGTGGACCGAATAAAAGGGTCTGCAGCTTCCCTCCTGGTCTGAGGTAGAGGTAGGTGGAGGGAGGTGGAGGTTCTCATGCGATCTGTGTTTCCATGACTTTACAACATCTTGTGAGACGGACGTATGTATTCTCTATGTTCTGTCACAGCTTTGTGGACGAGTTTCAGGAAGATATTGAATCTGGGCTCACACCCTTCGGACTCATCTTCTCCTTCACCCAAATTGTactgcagttttattttgaaatgtgtttgtttctgcGCTCAATCAAATGCATTAGAGGTGAATGAGAGTATTCTGTCTGTCTCAGCTTCAGAGAAGAGTTGTCACTGAAGTGGAGGATAGCGAGCAAATCTAATCTTCTAACACTAAGCTTCTCAAAGTGTTGATTCTCCCAAATTATTTCCTAGTTTTTGGCGTATGGGTCTCTTTTTCTGCCTTGTCTCCAATGAAAGTCATTGTGTGCAGCTCTCAGCTCTCAACAACGTCGATGCATCTGTCCGTCCTCAGAAAGGGATCAagcttttgttgctttttgtgaagtttcatggatttcttttacctttttaaaagtgtttatttgGACGTTTTTCCTTCTCTGATTCGAGGCTTTCATGGCGGACGAATATGGAAGTGAACTGATTAGGACTGACGACTTCCCGTCGTAAaaactcttcttcttttgtgaGAATTGCATCCGGTGAAATCTCTTCATAGTGTAACTGGAACAAACAGCGATTTCTAGGACTTTTTGGAaatctttaaccctcatgttgtccccatgttgtcctcatgttgtcctatatcaatgttctttttaattccccaaaataacatgattgattccacccaacgctctttgccaagtacaaatctctactttcattaattttggggtgtcttattcaattttatagcattgtaaaacaaatggaagtgtttatgaaatagtattgagtaaaagttgacatattccagtctgtgattatcatcaacatccattcctttaattttagtctcaataattcctaatttctgcttttctaactcaaacattagggagaatttcctataaatgagttttttttaccataaattccaaaaataactgtaaaactaaagttaataagttagtgttacgtagtgttggaaacacaaaaaaagtgtgttgaaaaaaggggcaaaatcataagaaaaagtacaacacgagggttaaaggcCAGTTTCAGCAAATAAATAATGCTGTTTGTGTAAAATAGGGGAACGACCCTTTAATTTAAGGATTTAGGCCGAGATGGAGAAAAAGTCAGACACTAGTAATTTTGGATTCATCTGTAACAAATATCTGAATAACAGAATAATTCCGTTTTTACAGAATTTACATTAATTacagttgttattgttgttattgtgatGCAGACATGTTGAGATTCTCTGGGATAACTTTATGAAGAAGTTATTTTGGGCtaagatttcttctttttcatgctttttttacAGTAAGGGACTCAGGGCTgaagtcaagaccaccttagtcgagtccaagaccaggactagttgagtccgagacaagtccgagaccatagaaaaatggtattgagtccggactcgagccCTACAGCCCTGGAATGACTTATTACCAAGAAACTTATGAGCAAGTATCtatccctcctgttgtccaCGGGTCTAATCTGCACCTTTAAAAAACGTCTATATCTGAAatgtgagtttctttttaaccaaattaacatGAAAAAACTCTGGATTTTTCTAGAAGGACTGAACATATTGATCAGCACTGCTCCATATGAGGAAAATGTGCGATATGCTATactaaattaagttaaattaagGAATGTAGTTTTTTACAGATCTCTCGATTAAATTAATCTGTAAATTGAACTTCTGGTGGTTTTGGCCTCAGTAAACTTCGATTAGTTTGATGGATGACAAAGGAAATGGTTTATTGATGAACTCAGTTACACTCAAGTTGTTGAACATGTTTATTATTTGACGTTGTAGGAGGAAAACCTAAGTCTATCTCCTGGAACTCCAACATTTTCTAACCTTTCGTTGAGTCCCGGGGAGATCTGGTGGAGAAATTCCtgagttttttaaagaaaagttcaGTCTGGTTGCTTTTCTATAACTGTAACTGCAAATTCATACAGCTGCAGTCTATATCCTGACTCGACGTACGAGAAATGGGGAATGACACTTCCATTGGGGATCTTCTAATCTTAGAGAGGTTAAAAGTCACCTCCCAGTCCTTTATCCCtgccttcatcctcctcctcctcatctacGTCTTCATCATGGTGTCCAACATCGGCCTGGTGGTGCTCATCCTGCGCAACCGGAGTCTGCAGCAGCCAATGTACCTGCTCGTCTGCAACATGAGCATCAACGACGTCTTCGGGGCTACGATAGTCGTCCCCCACTTCCTCCGAGATCTGCTGACCATAGACTCGGAGCGCTACATCCGTTACACCGACTGTGCCGTTCAGGCGTTCTGTGTTCACCTCCACGCGAGTGCGTCCCACACGGTTCTCATGATAATGGCCTTTGATCGCTACGTGGCCATCTGCAACCCGCTGCGGTACGCCGCCGTCATAACCAACCGGGCGGTGGCGGCGCTGTCGGCGGCGGCGTGGGGAACCGCCTTCGTGCTGGTGGCGGTTCTCGTGGGGCTCAGCGTCCGCCTGTCGCGCTGCAGGTTGCTTATCTTCAACCTGTTCTGCGACAACGCGTCCTTGTTCCAGCTGTCCTGCGAGAGCGTCCTCATCAACAACATCTACGGGCTGGGCTACACGGTGGTGCTGCTGGGCTCGTCCCTCGGCAGCGTCACGCTCACCTACCTGAGGATCGCCATGGTGTGTCTGAGTAGTAAAAACCGAGCTGTGAACAGCAAGGCTCTGCAGACCTGCGCCACCCACCTGGCCGTGTACGTCCTCCTCGTGGTGTCCGGCTTCCTCATCGTGATCCTGCACCGCTTCCCTCTCCTGGCCGAACACAGGAAGGTCGCCAGCGTCCTGGGACACGTGGCCCTGCCGGCCCTGAACGCCGTTATCTACGGTCTGCTGAATAAAGAGGTCCGGCAGAGGATTAAAACTGTGTTTCACAACAATAAGTTAACTTGATATGTTAAAGTcagaaaataaaggcaaaaataaagtaacttggcatgttgcatgttttttcctcttccacTTGTTCAGTGTCAATGACAATgccataaaaatataataaataatttatctTTAATTCCTTGTCGTtgagtttgttttctctgaggTTCCTACATCCTTCCTGGTTTTTagccttttgctctttttttaaatatatggaAGTATACATtgtgagaaacaaaaacatcataagAAAAAATAGGTGGTCCTATGCTGTATACTCTGGTCTTGACCTCTATGCATTTGTGCAAATGTGTCTGTTATAAGATAtattcgatgtactatattcAACTGTATTAATCTGCTTGGCTGTGTAGCAATATAGGGGTGATTGTCACACTCTGTTCTCATGAAAGCTTATGCAAGCATTTCACAGgatgttctttttgttgaaacatgtatctcacTAAAGCACAAGGACGAAGGCCCAAACGGTTGGGactgacaccacacacacacacacactattctgtttgtatcagtCCGGTTAAATAAAGGAACAAGGAACTGTCTCGTCGGATGCTCTTGGGTGTTTCAGCCGAGCAGGTTGCCCTTTGTACAAAGTAACTTGGTGTCCCGTGTCATCTCTTGAGCCATCTTGAACGTGAGGAGAGAAATCTCTTCACAGTATCTTTTAAGCCCATCCATCCATTTCCTTTTGCTCTTGTTATACAACTGTATTCTCtcagaaaggtcttaaatatgTCGTACAAGGTCTATCTCTGACTGGATAAGACACTTAACACTTCACCATTAAACAATACTGAATGTATTGaacattttattgaacattttagCAGAACTGGGGTATTTTTATTGATATAAAGCAGCATCGCTAATCCTAttagactccatgtaaataaacagccattttagcattgtaaaacacacttcattcaaactCATCAGAAACCAAGTAAAATTATGAAAAGCCATTTTTGGTCTTCTTAACACTTTTTCAACCATGAAAAACTTGATTTGatggaaataaacacatattctACACAAGCTAAAAgtacgtttttttaaatggaatctGGTTGGGTTAGAGTTAGATACGTCGTTGCTGTTTCTGGGACACAGAAAGGTCctaaaaatgtagaaaacataaggacaacatgagggttaaaaacaattacaataaattCATTCATGGGTGCATTTTTTCACCATGCATCGACACATGATACGAGATAAAAATAGACGTGTTACAAAGTCCAAGCAGAAATACAAATTACTAaacaacaccagacaaatacTATATAATAGAAACTATATGGCAGCACTAAGACAGAGGTTCTTAGACAGAACCTATGGTCGCTGAAGCACTTGTCATATGCAGAAAAGAAATCTGTCATCTGGGAttgccaacaagggttttgGCACCAAGTcctgttttgcagaggggtcaaatacatattttcctcatcaaaatgcaaatcaattcataacatttttgacatgtgtttttctgtatttttcttttattctgtcCGTTACCCCCCAGTCTAGGGGTGCCTAGGACGCAACATGAACAAGAACAAAGGTCCCATCTTCCCCGTCCCCCAGGTAGCCACAAAACttggtttgttttcacaatgtatttatttgacattaaagAAAACTTATGATTAAACAGATATAGAGTATGTAACTTAAATAAagctaaaataacaaacaaaaacaaccctgtCTAGAAAGTAAGATATTAACCTAAAGAACCAAAATATGGTTTAATACCTCCCTGACTAGAAAACAGGAGAAATTCTAAACAAACACATCTGGAGGTCCACCCTTACAATGGGAAACCGAAAAGTATCTAATCTAACACAACATCTTAACAAGACAATGTGTGGCTGGTtgggaggagaggaggctgAGGAATGTCCGCTGGCCCCcctttatccatccatcttcatccgctaatccggtattgggtctcgggggcagcagctccagtggGGGACCCCAAATtttcctttcccgagccacacaGAGAACTACATCAatcagctccgactggggggtccAGAGGCGtccccaggccaggttggagatataatccctccacctagacCTGGGTCTTCCTTGAGAAcgcctcccagctggacgtccctccaactagtcttgggtcttccccgaggcctcctcccagctggacgtgcctccacctagtcctgggtctttcccgaAGCCTCCTCACAGCTGggcgtgcctggaacacctccctagggaggcccccaAGAGgaatccttaccagatgccaaAACGaaggagcagtggctctactccgaactcctctcggatgactgagcttctcaccctatctctaagggagacgccagcccccctcctgagaaaacccattttggccgttTGTagcctggatctcgttctttcggtcatgacccagccttcatgaccataggtgagggtaggaacaaacactgaccggtagatcgagagctttgccttctggctcaggcTTGAAATGCTGtgcataaatattataaacaggattggtaacaaagcgcagccctggcggaggccaaccctcacctggaacgagtttgacttactgccgagaacccagacacagctcttgctttggtcatacagagattggatggccctgagatgGACCCCCTCAACCCaaactcccgcagcacctcccacagtttctcccgggggaccagGTCAtgcgccttctccagatccacaaaacacatgtagactgtttgggcatactcccaggctccctccaagatccttgcgagagtgaagatctggtccgttgttccacgaccaggattgttcctcttcaatccaaGGTTCGACTATgagccgaaccctcctttccagaaCATGGAGTAGACTTTACAAGGGAGGCTGAGAattgtgatacccctgtaattgacacacaccctctggtccctcTTTTTAaaaggggaaccaccaccccagtctgccactccttaagcactgtcccagacttctccatgtcttctccatgtcttctctatgtcttctccatgtcttctccatgtcttctccgaacttctcccacacccgctgctttttGTCTGTCAAGGCAGAGGCCGCATCCCTTCGGGCCCGttggtaccttgcaactgcctccatagtcctccgggataacatatcctGGAAAGACTTCTTCTTCAGTCGGATGGCTTCCCtaaccaccggtgtccaccagggtgtttgtgggttaccgccccttgaggcacctaagacccttagaccacagctcgccgccgcagcttcagcaatggaaactttgaacattgtccactcaggttcaatgcccccagcctccacagggatgtccgaaaagctccgccggaggtgtgagttgaaattgcgtcggacaggggcctcctccagacattCCTAATTTACTCGCACTACCCGTTtcggcttaccaggtctgtccagagtcctcccccatcccctaacccaactcaccaccagatggtgatcagttgacagctccgcccctctcttcacccgagtgtccaaaccatatggcctcagatcagattaaacgattataaaatcgatcattgacctttggcctagggtgctctggtaccacgtacacttgtgagcatccctatgtttgaacatggtgtttgttatagacaatccatgactagcacagaagtccaacaacagaaaaccactctggttcagatacGGTAGGCCTTTCCTTTGCTTCTCCAAGTATCACCATCGCCCACGTATgtgttgaagtcccccagcaaaACTATggggtcctctactggagccccatacaggactcaattcaaggtctccaagaagccTGAATACTCCAAACTATTGTTTGGTGCatgtgcacaaacaacagtcagagtccccccccccccatcacccgcaggcatAGGGAGGCAGCCCTCTCGTCCACCGAGGAAATCTCCAATGCAGCGGAACTCAGCCTTAGCTTTACTTGTGAAGTATTGTAGTGAACAATCCACGTTATTCTTTGACaatttattttgatgaaaaCTTAAATGTGCGTAATAGAAACTTACAAATGGGTCAGATTTGAGCCGAGGaaaccaggagggttaaaaagcTCATTAACTGATTGGGGGATGAAGACGTCAAACCCCCCAGGGCCCCAGTGGAGGTCTGGCTTATAGTGGAGCTCACACTGTTCATAGAAAGAGTCTGCAGTCCAACCTGGTCTGACTGGAGGAGGTGAGcctgcacacactcactcagccTAGCATCGTCTCCACTGCTCTCTGAATATTCAACTGTATCTGCATGTTGTGTAGAAAAAGATAACTGACTGAAATCTTCCAGATGTTATATTTACAAAGTGTTTTAAAGAACTTAAAATCATTGAACTAAAGCACAGTGAATGCTGTAGAGctgctttttatttactgttcaTGAATGCTTcataaaaacagatttgttgTGAGACCAGTTAgctattatgtgttttttttatatattattttttgtttaaaaaagtggcAATGCACATAAATCAACAGAGAACCTGACAGGCTCATTTCCATCTGTAGTCGCTGGCAGAGTGACGGCATTAAATGTGATATAAGTTTGAGagatttgatgtttttgctGCTCGATACGTTCAAGATGGTTTTGGGAAATATCTTCTGTTCtgtaattattaaaattgtttctCAGCGATGTTGTCCTTCTAGTACAGGGAACAGAAACCTTTTCTATCATCAACTGCATTTTTCTTCAAGTCTTCTTGTTTTATCAATTAGTCTACAGAAACTCAAGGTTAAAGTTATTGAGGGACATTTAGAAGGAAATTTGCCGGGCTGTAGACGCACACATATGATGTGATGCATGTTTCCACACTTAACTGAACGTGATCAGGTGCCGTGTCGATGTTTGACTTAAAGATTTGTATATTTGAAACCGGTTTCATTTGTAATGTAGTTTGGGGagtgttgtttaatgttttctcatGCATTGATGGGCAATTGActaatttgaacaaaaaaatcattaaatgtGGTCCAGTATTGAtcaccaccagactccatgtaaataatcaatacttttagtgtgtatagagcagcatatctccaccagactccatgtaaataatcaatacttttagtgtgtatagagcagcatatctccaccagagtccatgtaaataatcattacttttagcgtgtatagagcagcatatttctacatgtaaatgggtgaattaagagtttattccaac from Etheostoma cragini isolate CJK2018 chromosome 13, CSU_Ecrag_1.0, whole genome shotgun sequence harbors:
- the LOC117955879 gene encoding olfactory receptor-like protein COR5 codes for the protein MGNDTSIGDLLILERLKVTSQSFIPAFILLLLIYVFIMVSNIGLVVLILRNRSLQQPMYLLVCNMSINDVFGATIVVPHFLRDLLTIDSERYIRYTDCAVQAFCVHLHASASHTVLMIMAFDRYVAICNPLRYAAVITNRAVAALSAAAWGTAFVLVAVLVGLSVRLSRCRLLIFNLFCDNASLFQLSCESVLINNIYGLGYTVVLLGSSLGSVTLTYLRIAMVCLSSKNRAVNSKALQTCATHLAVYVLLVVSGFLIVILHRFPLLAEHRKVASVLGHVALPALNAVIYGLLNKEVRQRIKTVFHNNKLT